The nucleotide window TATAGTAGCCGGACCAATTCCTTAGAAATATTGTAACTATACAGCCCCTTTGGGATTGCACCACCGAGACGCCGAGCGTATCGAGGATTTACAGGTTCAATCGTAACTACTAAGCCCTCTCTGGTTGTCATACCCGCGAAAGCGGGTATCCATCATCATCGCCAGAGTGGATTCCCGCCTTCGCGGGAATGACCGGCTTAGTTACGTTCAATCTCGGTATTCTCATTGACGCCGTGGTGAACAGCTACGAACTTCGCGGGAATGACCGGCTTAGTTACGTTCAATCTCGGTATTCTCATTGACGCCGTGGTGAACAGCTACGAACTTCGCGGGAATGACCGGCTTAGTTAGGTTCAATCTCGGTATTCTCATTGACGCCGTGGTGAACAGCTACGAACTTCGCGGGAATGACCGGCTTAGTTACGTTCAATCTCGGTATTCTCATTGACGCCGTGGTGAACAGCTACGAACTTTGCGGGAATGACCGGCTTAGTTGCGTTCAATCTCGGTATTCTCATTGACGCCGTGGTGAACAGCTACGAAATAGTTAGACATTTGAATAACCAAAACAGTGTGGCATGTTGGAGCAGTATTGTTATGTACGGACCAGGTTGTTCTGACACTTTAAGTTAGAACGATTCCAGCGTTAGTTCTAGTTTTCCGTGCCGGGAAAGCAACAGCTTGTTTGCAGCCAATCAATTGCGCGGGGTTCGTTCATTTTCAACTGTGGACTTTTGTTATGCTCGTTTGCCGCGCAGTCAGTGAGTTTAGTCCTATAGGCGTTAACAGAGCCACTCTCGACAATTAGTTGTCATTCCTTCGGCGCTGCTCAGGACCTGTCTGAGCGGAGTCTGCGAACCGAAGACTCCCCTTTTTCCTGCCGCAAGGGGATTCTTCCTCGAAGACTCGTCAGAATGACATATTCTTTTGCCAGACAACGCGGCAAAAGAGGTAGTTACTGGCAATGATAAATTGGGTGGTCATATGGAAATTCGGCAATATATAGCGGTTCTTTGGCGTTGGTGGTGGCTCATTGTGATGGGGGCGTTGGCTGCCGGGGCAGCCTCTTTCCTGATAAGCCGCGCCCAAGACCCTGTTTACGAAGCCACTTCTATTTTGTTTATTTCTGAGGGCGCAGCCAACACAAGCACAGATTTCAGTTCTCTTCAGTACAGCGAACGTTTGGCGCAATCCTACGTTCAACGGTTGACCAACTATGAGGTCCTGGCGCAGGCCATTACCAATTTGGGGATATCGTTGGAACCGGGTGACCTGAAAAAGAATACCCGTGTTTCTTTGTTGAATAACTCTCAGCTCATCTCCTTGAATGTAGAGCATACCGATCCGCGTATAGCCGCTTTGTTGGCTAATGAGATCCCGACTGTTTTTGCCGAACGAAATCAAGCCATCCAACTGGAACGGTACGCCAATTCTAAGGCTAATCTGGAAAGCGAGCTTCTGGATCTGCGGGCAGAGTTGACGGGCATTGACGCCGCGCTGGCCGAAGCGCAGCGCAATGGCGCGGCGCAGGCTACGATTGACCGCCTTTCTAACCAATCCATTCAACTGCGCGATACCCATACACGCATCCTGCAAAACTTTGAAGATATTCGCGTCGCCGAAGCCAGCAGCCTGAATAACATCATCATTGACGAATATGCCCGCATACCCGACGTGACCGTCCGTCCGCGAACAGTGACCAATACGCTGCTGGCGCTTATTGTTGGGGGGATGGTGGCCGTGGGAGCGATTTTCCTGATTGAGTATCTGGACGATACCATTGCTGATCCAACCAGCGTTGAGCAGTCTGTGGGGCTGGCGCTTTTGGGCAATATTTCGCGGATGCAGGCGCCCGAAGGGGAAAATTGTTTGGTGATGATTCATGAGCCTCGTTCGCCGACGGCCGAAGCGTATCGTCAACTGCGCACCAATGTTCAGTATGTGGGCGTCATCCATGAACTAAGGACTATGTTGGTCACCAGCGCCAATATGGCCGAGGGAAAATCAACCACCGCTTCCAACCTGGCTGTTGCTCTGGCTCAGGCGGGACATCGCACGCTTTTGGTGGACGCCGATCTGCGCCGGCCGTCTTTGCACCGCCTATTTGACCTGACGAACCATGAAGGATTGACCAATTTGCTGTTGAACCCGGACGGCAACGATACCTATTTTCAGGAGACCAATGTGCCGGATCTGCGTGTCCTCACTTCTGGTCCACTGCCGCCTTTTCCGGCTGAACTGATTGCCTCGGAGCGAATGACTCGGCTCGTTGCGGTTTTGGCCGAACAGGCTGATTATGTGATTTTTGACAGCCCGCCGGTTTTGGTGGTAACGGATGCGGTTTTGCTGTCGCAGATCACCGATACGACGCTGATAGTTGTGGAAGCGGGACGGACGCGCACGCAGGCGCTGGTTGACTCGGTGCAGCAGATAACGGCCGTTAATGGTCATATCGCTGGCGTCTTGCTGAACAAGATAGATGCGCGCCGCGGTAATTACTATTACTATCATAACAGTGGTTACTATCACGAAGAGGGGCTTATGCCCGCCAGTCGGAAAATGCGCATCGCCGGTCTGTTTACGCTGTCTGTCTCATCCCTGCAATTTTGCAAGTGATGAGACTCTATCGGAAATAACTTGATGGCGCGCAGGCTGGTTGAGTGACAAATCTCAGATTTTCACCGCGGAGAGCGCGGAGGACGCGGAGATTTTCTCTGGTAAAGCCTCCGCGCTCTCTGCGTTCTCCGCTGTTAGATAAGTTTTGTCAGTCAATCAGAAATCCGTGTCATCCGTGTATCCATTTCTACTTTTCCGACAACCTGCTAGACTTGCAACCAGATTGATCTGTTCAAGAAAGCCTGTCTGAGTCGGGATTCATGATGTCTATACGTTGGTATGCGCTGCGCGTTAAACCGCATAAGGAACAGTTTGTTTGCCAGCAGTTACAGGCGCAGTCGGTACAGTTTTATTACCCGTCTGTGCGGGTGAAGCCTGTCAATCCACGCTCGGCGACGGTACGGCCGTTTTTCCCCGGTTATCTCTTTGTGCAGTTAGATATTGAGCAGGAAGGAGTGGACGCCTATCGCTGGCTGCCGGGCGTGCATGGCCTGGTGATGTTTGGCGGCGTCCCGGCGGTGGTCCATGAATCGTTGATTGCCGAGATACGCGGCCGTTTGCAGAAGATTGAGGCGGTCGGCGGGCTGACAGCGGAAACGTTTCAGCCTGGCGACCGGGTACGGATTGTGTCTGGACCGCTGGCCGGGTATGAGGCGATTTTTGACGCCCGGCTGCCAGGTAAGGAGCGGGTGCAGGTGCTGCTGGCCTTTCTGAGCGCCCAGCCTAAGCCGGTGAAACTGGATGCGCAGCATGTGCGCAAAGTGGATGGCGAAGCTGGTTAGTTGGTTCGTTGGTTGTAAGGTACTATGGCGTTTTGGGGTGGTTGCTTTTATGGTAACGTCTGATGGTTGGCGGCAGGTTGATGGCGATGGTTGATACGGGGGTGGTAATTGGCGCTTTAAGGCAACCATTCTACAATCGAAAAACAAATGTGATGGGTACGGCCGTCTCGCAGTTTAGGGACGGCGATTTCTGTGCCCTGGCGGTTATGATTGGCTTGCCCTTGCCCGTTGTGTCGGAAGGGCGGAGCGTGCAAGAAACTGATTTCTAATTTATGGAGTAAAAAGACGTGACTACGAAGGAAACATTATTACAGAAGTTTGCCGCCCGAGAGGCGACGATTGGCATTATTGGCATGGGTTATGTGGGGCTGCCGGAGGCTGTGGCTTTTGCTGAAGAGGGCTTTACCGTATTGGGTGTGGATGTAGACGGCCGTAAAGTCGCCATGTTGAACCAGGGGGAGAGTTATGTGGAGGATGTGCCGGACAGCCAGTTACGGCCGTTGGTGGCCGCCGGCAAACTGCGCGCCAGCACCGATTACTGCGACCTGAGCCAGGTAGACGCTATTTTTATCTGCGTGCCCACGCCGCTGCGTAAAACCAAAGACCCAGACGTTTCTTATATTATCAGCGCCACCGACAGCATCATGGCGGCCGGTGGTGGGGCGGGCAAACTGGTGGTGCTGGAATCCACCACCTATCCTGGCACTACCGATGAGCTGATTCTGCCCCGCCTGAGCGAAAACGGCTATCAGGTGGGTGTGGATTTTTTCCTGGCTTTTTCGCCGGAGCGTATTGATCCCGGCCGGACTGATTTCACCTTCCGCACGACGCCCAAGGTAGTGGGCGGGGTGACGGCCGATTGCGTCGCAGTGGCTCTGGCGCTGTACAGCACGGTGGTAGACCAGCCTGTGCCCGTTTCCGGCACGGCCACGGCCGAAATGGTGAAGCTGCTGGAGAACACCTTCCGCGCCGTGAACATCGGCCTGGTCAACGAAGTGGCGATTATGTGCGACCGCCTGGGGTTGAACGTTTGGGAAGTGGTGGCGGCGGCGGATACCAAGCCATATGGTTTCATGAAATTTACGCCGGGGCCAGGGCTGGGCGGCCATTGCATCCCCATTGATCCTCATTATCTCAGTTGGAAGTTGAAGACGGTGAATTACACCGCCCGCTTTATTGAATTAGCCAGCGACGTGAACAGCCACATGCCGGAATACGTGGTAGACAAGGTCGGCGCGGCGCTGAACACCGAACGCAAGGCTGTCAATGGCAGCCAGGTTTTGGTTCTGGGTGTGGCTTACAAACCCAACGTCGGCGATGTGCGTGAAAGCCCGGCGTTGGATGTCATCCATCTGCTGCAAGAGCGGGGGGCGGTGGTGAGTTACCACGATCCTTACGTGGCCGACCTGACACATGAAGGCTTTGATCTGCAATCGGTGGACCTGACGGCTGACACGCTGGCTGCGGCCGATTGTGTGGTGATTGTGACCGACCATCGGGATTTTGATTATCAGGCCATTGCCGACTGCGCCCCGGTGATTGTGGACACACGCAACGCATTGACCCACCGCAATCTAACGGCGCAAGGGCGTGTGGTCAGGCTGTAGGAATTGTGAATTGTGAATTGTGAATTGTGAATTGTGAATTGTGAATGGGTTGTGTTTTTGGGAGATGATGAATGACGGAACAGAATTGGCCGAACGGCCGTGCTTTTTGGCAAGATAAACAGGTGATTGTGACCGGCGGGGCCGGTTTCCTTGGCTCCTTTGTAGTGGACAAACTGCGCCAGCGTGGCGCGGCGGAGGTCATTGTACCGCGCAGCGCCGACTACGACTTGACCCAACTAGAGGCCATCCGCCAACTGTTCCGCGACGCTGGCTACAATCCCCAATCCGCAAGCCGCAAGCCGCAATCCCAAATTGACATGGTGATTCATCTGGCGGCGCGTGTTGGCGGCATTGGGGCCAATCGAGAGAATCCGGCCACCTTTTTTTATGACAATCTGATGATGGGCGCGCAGCTGATTCACGAGAGCTATCTGCACGGTGTGCCCAAGTTTGTGGCGGTGGGCACAGTGTGCGCTTATCCCAAGTTTGCCCCTATCCCGTTCCGTGAAGAGGATTTGTGGAATGGCTACCCGGAGGAGACCAACGCGCCGTATGGCCTGGCCAAGAAGATGATGCTGGTGCAGAGCCAGACCTACCGCGAGCAGTATGGCTTTAACTCGATTTTTCTGCTGCCGGTGAATCTGTATGGCCCACGCGACAACTTTGACCTGGAGAGCAGCCATGTGATCCCGGCGCTGATCCGCAAATGCCTGGATGGGCAGGCGCGGGGCGATGACCATATGGTGGCCTGGGGTGATGGCTCGCCAACGCGGGAGTTTTTGTACGTGGCGGACGCCGCGGAGGGGATTTTGCTGGCCGCGGAGCGGTATGATGGTTCTGAGCCGGTGAATCTGGGCAGCGCGTATGAAATCAGCATTAAAGAGCTGCTGGAGACGATTGCCGGGTTGACGGGTTTTGCCGGCCGGATTGTCTGGGATACGAGTAAACCGAATGGGCAGCCACGGCGTAAGCTGGATACGACGCGGGCGCGGGAGTTGTTTGGTTTTGAGGCGAAACGGCCGTTTGCCGATGGCCTGGCGGAGACGATTGCCTGGTATGCGCAGGTGGCCGGTGGCGGGTAGTAAGCGCGGTAGGGATACCGCGGCTATAAGCTGTGGTAAGCCGTAAGCCGTAAGCGTAGTACGGAACACGGCATGGTTCATCAAGCAAGACATCTTCTTTACAAATTTGCGCTGCGTTGTCATGCTGAGCGGAGTCTTCGGCCCTGAGCAACGTCGAACGGGGAAGCATCCCGCTCCCGCCAGAGGAGGGGGATGCTTCGGAGGATGCTTCGGCGGCCTCAGCACAGGCTCTCAGCATGACGCGCTTTCTTGCCAAATTTGTAAAGCACAATATCGCCTGGAATGAACCATGCCCGGAACACGGTACACGAACAGCCGGTGTCATATACCTGTGGCGCTGCCGCGGCGGCCATGGCGTCATTCCTTCGACGTTGCTCAGGGCCGAAGACTCCGTTCAGCATGACATAACCTGCAACTTGCGTACCGAAAAAGTAAATCGTACTAAAACGTAACTACTAAGCCCCCTCTGGTTGTCATACCCGCGAAAGCGGGTATCCATCATCATCGCCAGAGTGGATTCCCGCCTTCGCGGGAATGACCGGCTTCGTAGTTACACTAAAACTGCAAAGATAGTGCTGAAGCATACTGCCCTGTCTTAGCCAGGGAATTCATTCCCTGGCGCCTGTGGTGCATGACTGTAACATTGTCAAGGTAGTATCTTCTCAAAAAAGCGCGGCAGAGTTGGTTGAGCCTGTCGAAACCAACGGCTTCAGCCGAACCAACGGCTTCAGCCGGACCAACGGCCTCGGCCGAACCAACGGCCCCAGCCGGACCAACGGCAGCAGCTTAAACGTGCAGCGGTTGGACGCCATGCGCCGACAGCGCCACTTGCCAGTGGGCGCGGCGCAGGCACAACAGTCGAGTTTCCGCAGGTCTGGGCGCCAGACCTGTTGAGGGGACAAAAATCTTATATTTTTGTGAATGGAGGTAAATTATCATGGCAAGTAGAATTCAGGCTATCAATGCGTATCGTCCCAAGATAAAACTGGGGCGCACGGCCGAAACCAGTGAACTGGTGGAGTTTATCGCCCGCAGCACCGGGCTAAACGAAAGCGGCGTGCGCCAGGTTTTGTTGGAACTGCGCGACACCGTCATCTTTTTTAACAAACAAGGACGGTCCGTGAAACTGGAAGGGCTGGGGACCTATGCCCCTTCCATTGACCTGGAGGGCAAGATCAAAATCAGCCACCGCGCCGACCAATCCCTGAAAAACGCCATCAACGCCCAGGGCGCATTCCAGGGTAAGATCGAAAACCGGGAAAACATCGGCAAAACCGGCAATGAGCTGGTGGCGATGTGGAACGGCCAAAACCCGGAAAATGTCGCCAGTTCATAAGTGTCAACTTAAGCGGCAGACCTGAGAAAACCTGTCAGGTCTTAAGTTGACAGTAATGGTCGCCAGTTAATTAGGGCATCGGTCCGTGCTGTTCTTCGGAAGAACTCCTTGCCGGAAGTTTCTTCCGAAGAATTTCTTCCGAAGAGTTTCTTCCGAAGAAAAAAAAGTTTCTTCCCAAGAACGGATCGGTTTCTTCCGAAGAAAAAAAAGTTTCTTCGGAAGAAACTTGCGCCAGGCGCTTTGGGGTTTTTTTGCCGGGAACAGCGTCCCGGCTGCCGCTGCGCGGGGCTTCTTTGCCGCCTTCGGCCATCCCCCATCAGCCGCCGGTATCTTCTCAATATGTCAGGGTCAATCGGTGGCAAAGAGGTAAAAGCCGGGTTTACCCGGCGTTGTTTTATAGACCGGCGCTTTAGCTGGTCATTGCCGGCTGTCTGCTGCGCCTGGAGCTAAAGCCCCAGGCTAAACAACGACGCCCCGTAAACGGGGCTAGAGACGGCCGTGACGGTTACGACAAGCCTCCCGGAGGCTCCCCAGATGATTGAGATGTTACATTAGACTTTATTGGAAATAACTTGATGGCCCGCAGAGGCGCGGCGGTGTTTTCCTTTGCGTCTTTGCGCCTCGGCGCGAGAACTTTGATTTCCGATAATCGCTGTTGACTGATTGGCCGCCAACGCGGGTTGGACAAAATAACCATTGCTGAAAATTGAAAAGGATGTAAGCTGACAAGGAATTTGCGGTAAAGCGGCTGATCATTTGGTCAGACGATACATAACATAGTTTAGACAGAGTATACCTTTATGAATATCCGTATTCATCCCACGGCAGAAGTAAGCCCCAAAGCATCACTCGGCAATGGTTCTGCTATTTGGAACCATGTCCAGATAAGAGAGAGTGCAGTTATTGGTCGGAATTGCGTTCTAAGCAAAGGAGTCTATATTGACTTTGGCGTACAAATTGGCGACAACGTCAAAATCCAGAATGGCATTTCCGTTTACCACGGCGTCACCCTGGAAGATGGCGTATTCTGCGGCCCCCACTGCGTCTTCACCAACGACCGCCAGCCACGGGCCATCAATCCCGATGGTTCGTTAAAAGCGGCTGACGACTGGATATTGAGCGAAACGCTGGTGCGTACCGGCGCTTCTATCGGCGCTCATGCAACCATTGTTTGCGGCGTGACCATCGGTCGTTGGGCCATGATTGGCGCTGGCGCTGTGGTAACGAAAAATGTCCCCGATTACGGGCTTGTTTACGGCAACCCGGCTAAATTGCACGGTTTTGTCTGTCCTTGTGGCGCTAAGTTAGAACGCGCTTCATTTAAATCAGAACAGACTGGCAACACAGTGTTAATGCGCTGTTCCCAATGTCAGGCTGAAATATCTATTCCCCTTAACGAGTATGATCAACTTGTAAAATAATCATGTTCAACACTCAAAGGAGCAAATCACGTGATCCCTATTTCCAAACCCTTTATTGGTGAAGCTGAAAAACAGGCGGTAATGGCCGTCCTGGACTCCGGTATGCTGGCCCAAGGCCCGCGCACCGCCGCTTTTGAAGAGAAGTTTGCCGCTGTTTGCGGCGTTAAACATGCTGTGGCTGCCTCTTCCGGCACCACGGCCCTGCATATTGCGCTGCTGGCTCACGGTATCGGGCCTGGCGACGAAGTTATTACCACCCCCTTTACCTTTATCGCCTCGGTGAACAGCATTGTTTATACAGGCGCTAAGCCGGTTT belongs to Candidatus Leptovillus gracilis and includes:
- a CDS encoding polysaccharide biosynthesis tyrosine autokinase; protein product: MEIRQYIAVLWRWWWLIVMGALAAGAASFLISRAQDPVYEATSILFISEGAANTSTDFSSLQYSERLAQSYVQRLTNYEVLAQAITNLGISLEPGDLKKNTRVSLLNNSQLISLNVEHTDPRIAALLANEIPTVFAERNQAIQLERYANSKANLESELLDLRAELTGIDAALAEAQRNGAAQATIDRLSNQSIQLRDTHTRILQNFEDIRVAEASSLNNIIIDEYARIPDVTVRPRTVTNTLLALIVGGMVAVGAIFLIEYLDDTIADPTSVEQSVGLALLGNISRMQAPEGENCLVMIHEPRSPTAEAYRQLRTNVQYVGVIHELRTMLVTSANMAEGKSTTASNLAVALAQAGHRTLLVDADLRRPSLHRLFDLTNHEGLTNLLLNPDGNDTYFQETNVPDLRVLTSGPLPPFPAELIASERMTRLVAVLAEQADYVIFDSPPVLVVTDAVLLSQITDTTLIVVEAGRTRTQALVDSVQQITAVNGHIAGVLLNKIDARRGNYYYYHNSGYYHEEGLMPASRKMRIAGLFTLSVSSLQFCK
- a CDS encoding transcription/translation regulatory transformer protein RfaH produces the protein MMSIRWYALRVKPHKEQFVCQQLQAQSVQFYYPSVRVKPVNPRSATVRPFFPGYLFVQLDIEQEGVDAYRWLPGVHGLVMFGGVPAVVHESLIAEIRGRLQKIEAVGGLTAETFQPGDRVRIVSGPLAGYEAIFDARLPGKERVQVLLAFLSAQPKPVKLDAQHVRKVDGEAG
- a CDS encoding nucleotide sugar dehydrogenase, whose translation is MTTKETLLQKFAAREATIGIIGMGYVGLPEAVAFAEEGFTVLGVDVDGRKVAMLNQGESYVEDVPDSQLRPLVAAGKLRASTDYCDLSQVDAIFICVPTPLRKTKDPDVSYIISATDSIMAAGGGAGKLVVLESTTYPGTTDELILPRLSENGYQVGVDFFLAFSPERIDPGRTDFTFRTTPKVVGGVTADCVAVALALYSTVVDQPVPVSGTATAEMVKLLENTFRAVNIGLVNEVAIMCDRLGLNVWEVVAAADTKPYGFMKFTPGPGLGGHCIPIDPHYLSWKLKTVNYTARFIELASDVNSHMPEYVVDKVGAALNTERKAVNGSQVLVLGVAYKPNVGDVRESPALDVIHLLQERGAVVSYHDPYVADLTHEGFDLQSVDLTADTLAAADCVVIVTDHRDFDYQAIADCAPVIVDTRNALTHRNLTAQGRVVRL
- a CDS encoding GDP-L-fucose synthase; this translates as MTEQNWPNGRAFWQDKQVIVTGGAGFLGSFVVDKLRQRGAAEVIVPRSADYDLTQLEAIRQLFRDAGYNPQSASRKPQSQIDMVIHLAARVGGIGANRENPATFFYDNLMMGAQLIHESYLHGVPKFVAVGTVCAYPKFAPIPFREEDLWNGYPEETNAPYGLAKKMMLVQSQTYREQYGFNSIFLLPVNLYGPRDNFDLESSHVIPALIRKCLDGQARGDDHMVAWGDGSPTREFLYVADAAEGILLAAERYDGSEPVNLGSAYEISIKELLETIAGLTGFAGRIVWDTSKPNGQPRRKLDTTRARELFGFEAKRPFADGLAETIAWYAQVAGGG
- a CDS encoding N-acetyltransferase is translated as MNIRIHPTAEVSPKASLGNGSAIWNHVQIRESAVIGRNCVLSKGVYIDFGVQIGDNVKIQNGISVYHGVTLEDGVFCGPHCVFTNDRQPRAINPDGSLKAADDWILSETLVRTGASIGAHATIVCGVTIGRWAMIGAGAVVTKNVPDYGLVYGNPAKLHGFVCPCGAKLERASFKSEQTGNTVLMRCSQCQAEISIPLNEYDQLVK